The following coding sequences are from one Scomber scombrus chromosome 20, fScoSco1.1, whole genome shotgun sequence window:
- the chst2b gene encoding carbohydrate sulfotransferase 2, with translation MRGKQYHQPLKLTAPWEKDAGFGRKLKTYRNHTKIIAQPGIVMKVLRRKRIVLFMAYFLLLVLTMLNLANYKWTKEPQQCNHQMRSTTYQSRSDIRFLYRPSLAKKRQLIYVLTTWRSGSSFFGELFNQNPEVFFLYEPMWHIWQKLYPGDAVSLQGAARDMLSSLYRCDLSVFQLYNSPGGKNFTSLGLFGATLNKVVCSYPLCSAYRKEVVGMVDDKVCKKCPPQSLRLLEEECLKYSTIVIKGVRILDVNVLAPLMEDPSLDLKVIHLVRDPRAVANSRIKSRHGLIRENLQVVRSRDPKLRRIPFVDPGHKANKKDGSDYHSIGAMEVICDRTSRTLRTALNPPSWLKGKYMAVRYEDLVENPAKTLRNIYRFANLTTNHDIESFALNMTSGSSSSSKPFIVSSRNATQAASAWRTVLSIQQIKQVEDYCHHAMSVLGYERVRTAGEAKDLSKSLLTHSKL, from the coding sequence ATGAGAGGCAAACAATATCATCAACCACTGAAGTTGACAGCGCCTTGGGAGAAGGATGCTGGTTTTGGGAGGAAGCTTAAAACCTACAGGAATCATACCAAGATAATAGCACAGCCTGGGATCGTGATGAAAGTCCTCCGCAGGAAGAGGATTGTGTTATTTATGGCCTATTTCTTGCTGCTGGTCCTGACTATGCTCAACTTGGCTAATTATAAATGGACTAAGGAGCCACAGCAGTGTAATCATCAGATGAGGAGCACCACTTATCAGAGCAGATCTGACATTCGCTTCCTGTACAGGCCTTCTCTGGCCAAAAAGAGACAGCTTATCTACGTTCTGACCACCTGGAGGTCAGGCTCGTCTTTTTTTGGGGAGCTTTTTAACCAAAATCCTGAAGTGTTCTTCTTGTACGAGCCAATGTGGCACATCTGGCAGAAACTGTACCCGGGTGATGCAGTGTCTTTACAAGGGGCAGCCAGGGACATGCTTAGCTCCTTATACCGCTGTGATTTGTCTGTTTTCCAACTTTACAACAGCCCCGGGGGCAAGAATTTTACCTCCTTAGGACTATTTGGGGCCACCCTCAATAAAGTGGTGTGTTCTTATCCCCTCTGCTCTGCCTACAGAAAAGAAGTGGTGGGGATGGTGGATGATAAGGTGTGTAAAAAGTGCCCCCCTCAAAGCCTTAGACTGTTGGAGGAGGAGTGCCTCAAATATAGCACCATAGTCATTAAAGGGGTACGCATTTTGGACGTTAACGTGTTGGCCCCACTAATGGAGGATCCATCCTTGGATTTGAAAGTGATACACCTGGTCAGAGACCCACGGGCAGTGGCCAACTCTAGGATCAAATCCAGACATGGCCTGATAAGGGAGAACTTACAGGTGGTCCGCAGCAGGGACCCTAAACTTCGCCGGATCCCATTTGTGGATCCTGGTCACAAAGCCAACAAGAAGGATGGCTCAGACTACCACTCCATAGGAGCCATGGAGGTGATCTGTGACCGCACCTCCAGGACATTGAGGACTGCCTTAAACCCACCCAGCTGGCTGAAGGGGAAGTACATGGCTGTGCGGTACGAGGACCTGGTCGAGAACCCAGCTAAGACCTTGCGGAACATATACCGTTTCGCCAACCTGACCACCAACCATGACATCGAGTCATTTGCGCTGAACATGACCAGCGGCTCCAGTTCCTCCTCTAAGCCATTCATTGTCTCATCCAGGAATGCCACACAAGCTGCTAGTGCATGGAGAACAGTGCTCAGCATTCAACAAATCAAACAAGTGGAGGACTACTGCCACCATGCCATGTCTGTGCTGGGGTACGAAAGAGTGAGAACAGCCGGGGAGGCGAAGGACTTGAGCAAATCACTACTGACACACTCCAAACTGTGA